One genomic window of Marinobacter adhaerens HP15 includes the following:
- the murI gene encoding glutamate racemase has product MSRQSPPRVLVFDSGVGGLSVAACIHRQLPGLEIVYLADNAGFPYGEKSEAVVIDRCCSLITRALELYPSDAIVVACNTASTVVLPHLRAMTAVPVVGVVPAIKPAAAKSVNRRMGLLATPATVRRPYLDRLVEEFAGDCRIERIGHPGLVRWAEDLVSGIEVPLAELSEAMRPFKEAGVDTVVLGCTHYPLLLESLRASLPTVRFWVDSGEAIARRVAWLLEQTGRLDVAQGPVASAGKQPVSAALFSGPAPKGIAPFMAGLGLEAKRVSEQWPGEPLGATATGSA; this is encoded by the coding sequence TTGAGCAGGCAGTCACCTCCAAGGGTTCTGGTGTTTGACTCCGGTGTCGGTGGTCTGAGCGTTGCGGCCTGCATTCACCGGCAACTGCCGGGACTGGAGATCGTCTATCTGGCAGACAACGCAGGCTTTCCCTATGGCGAAAAATCCGAGGCGGTTGTGATCGACCGTTGTTGCAGTCTGATCACCAGAGCGCTCGAGCTCTACCCGTCAGACGCCATCGTGGTTGCCTGCAACACCGCCAGTACCGTGGTTCTGCCGCATTTACGTGCGATGACGGCGGTGCCGGTTGTGGGGGTGGTGCCGGCCATCAAACCGGCGGCAGCAAAGTCCGTGAATCGGCGAATGGGGCTGCTGGCGACACCGGCAACGGTTCGCAGGCCTTATCTCGACAGGCTGGTCGAGGAATTCGCTGGCGATTGCAGGATTGAGCGTATTGGCCATCCGGGGCTGGTGCGCTGGGCAGAGGACCTGGTTTCCGGAATCGAGGTTCCGCTTGCCGAGCTGAGCGAAGCCATGAGGCCTTTTAAAGAGGCCGGTGTGGACACCGTGGTGCTTGGTTGCACTCACTATCCACTGTTACTGGAGAGTCTGAGGGCGAGTCTGCCGACGGTTCGTTTCTGGGTGGACTCGGGTGAGGCCATTGCCCGACGGGTAGCCTGGCTGCTGGAACAGACCGGTCGGCTTGATGTTGCTCAAGGCCCAGTTGCCAGCGCAGGGAAACAACCTGTGAGCGCTGCGCTGTTTTCAGGGCCGGCACCGAAGGGCATCGCGCCCTTCATGGCGGGCCTGGGGCTGGAGGCCAAACGGGTGAGCGAACAATGGCCGGGAGAGCCTCTGGGGGCTACAGCAACCGGGTCAGCTTGA
- a CDS encoding HDOD domain-containing protein yields MALAARLERFLARKGITYRELPIDQITSLDAAVIASGMSQDSFVQATLLIDITGVVMAVHKFDSSLDPDAVHQLTGRRLQPLTARQTMRLFSDCDPGFTPPIGQAYELPVIVDEDVMLADQVVFSSGTDHSLLEMDGRSFRLALAGARAGHLVIRGPGNGNREALTLEEVADKLQKLYRLPPMPALALRILRLTANTDATARELAELIEFDPSLTAQIMRYARSALFNYPGQVNSVQEAVTRVLGFDRVAHIALGIASVRAFEVPRHGILGMDNFWRHSLYCAFLCQIIAPRCGAEKGLGYLCGLLHNFGLLLVGHLFPAEFDELNELREANPEASMHSLEQQVFGQGNGQEILSVGHGAIGGILHRLWQLPDPVVKAAGVHQQSGYHGEHENYVLMVQLANALLKDRGIGDEFNADDVPALLEGLGLTPNVVEELNAELDRVAPDLDALASSLSS; encoded by the coding sequence GTGGCTCTGGCTGCACGATTGGAACGTTTTCTCGCCCGCAAGGGCATCACTTATCGGGAGTTGCCGATAGATCAGATCACCAGCCTGGATGCGGCAGTGATTGCCTCGGGGATGTCTCAGGACAGCTTTGTACAGGCCACTCTGCTGATCGACATTACCGGTGTCGTGATGGCCGTGCACAAGTTCGACAGTTCCCTGGACCCGGATGCCGTTCACCAGCTGACCGGTCGCCGTCTCCAGCCGCTGACCGCACGGCAGACCATGCGCCTGTTCAGTGACTGTGATCCCGGCTTCACCCCGCCCATCGGACAGGCTTACGAGCTGCCCGTTATCGTGGACGAGGATGTGATGCTGGCGGATCAGGTCGTGTTTTCCAGTGGCACTGATCATTCCCTGCTAGAGATGGATGGCCGATCCTTCCGTCTGGCCCTGGCCGGTGCCAGGGCGGGCCACCTGGTTATCCGGGGGCCGGGTAACGGCAACCGCGAGGCGCTGACGCTCGAGGAAGTGGCCGACAAGCTACAGAAACTTTACCGTCTGCCCCCCATGCCGGCCCTGGCACTGCGTATTTTGCGGCTGACTGCCAACACCGATGCGACGGCTCGTGAGCTGGCAGAGCTGATCGAGTTTGATCCCAGTCTCACGGCACAGATCATGCGTTACGCCCGTTCTGCACTGTTCAATTATCCCGGCCAGGTCAATTCGGTGCAGGAGGCGGTCACCCGTGTGCTGGGCTTCGATCGTGTGGCCCACATCGCCCTGGGCATCGCCTCCGTTCGTGCCTTTGAAGTACCCCGTCACGGCATTCTGGGCATGGACAATTTCTGGCGCCACTCCCTGTACTGCGCGTTCCTTTGCCAGATCATTGCGCCGCGATGTGGCGCCGAAAAGGGGCTGGGCTATCTCTGCGGCCTGTTGCACAACTTCGGCCTGTTGCTGGTCGGGCATCTGTTCCCGGCCGAATTTGATGAGCTCAATGAGCTTCGCGAAGCGAATCCTGAAGCCAGCATGCACTCGCTTGAGCAGCAGGTGTTCGGGCAGGGCAATGGCCAGGAAATCCTGTCGGTGGGCCATGGCGCTATCGGCGGTATCCTCCACCGTTTATGGCAACTGCCTGATCCTGTGGTCAAGGCGGCCGGTGTGCATCAACAATCAGGTTACCATGGCGAGCACGAGAACTATGTTTTGATGGTACAGCTGGCCAACGCCCTGTTGAAGGACCGCGGTATTGGCGATGAATTCAATGCCGACGACGTGCCCGCTTTGCTGGAAGGCCTGGGACTGACGCCCAATGTTGTGGAAGAACTGAATGCTGAACTGGATCGTGTGGCTCCGGATCTGGACGCACTGGCCAGCTCCCTGTCATCCTGA
- a CDS encoding class I SAM-dependent methyltransferase encodes MPDSSPSAPYARSERFQNIVAVARSALGDRLQADALADSLGVPNLGVVRPRDIRDFPVLLFLDEQGLGLQMTGKGAPGPVRAEFVTGKMGYRREHGGGAGQLVAKAVGLQKTRAALHIVDATAGLGQDAFVLASLGCTVTLFERNPVIHALLADGLARAALNVDCAAIVERMRLLEGSSIDWLARPGTKAADVVYLDPMFPHRDKSALVKKEMQVFRTIVGDDEDSAQLLAAALERARYRVVVKRPRKASAIEGAEPTTRIEGKSSRYDVYAIRALPPQ; translated from the coding sequence ATGCCTGACTCGTCCCCGTCCGCTCCGTACGCCCGCTCTGAACGTTTCCAGAACATCGTCGCTGTTGCCCGCAGTGCATTGGGTGACCGATTGCAGGCCGATGCTCTTGCCGATTCGCTCGGGGTCCCGAATCTTGGTGTCGTCCGCCCCAGAGACATCCGCGACTTCCCGGTTTTACTGTTCCTGGATGAGCAGGGCCTTGGCCTGCAGATGACTGGCAAAGGTGCGCCGGGACCGGTGCGTGCAGAATTCGTGACCGGCAAGATGGGGTATCGGCGGGAGCACGGCGGTGGCGCGGGCCAGTTGGTGGCCAAGGCGGTCGGCTTGCAGAAAACACGGGCCGCATTGCATATCGTTGATGCGACGGCAGGGCTTGGCCAGGATGCCTTTGTGCTTGCCAGCCTTGGCTGCACGGTTACCCTGTTCGAGCGTAACCCGGTCATTCACGCTCTCTTGGCCGATGGTCTTGCGCGCGCAGCCCTGAATGTGGATTGTGCGGCCATTGTCGAGCGCATGCGACTGCTGGAGGGCAGCAGTATTGACTGGCTGGCCCGACCAGGCACCAAGGCGGCGGATGTTGTCTACCTGGACCCGATGTTTCCGCATCGGGACAAGTCGGCCCTGGTAAAAAAGGAAATGCAGGTTTTCCGCACTATCGTAGGAGACGACGAGGATTCCGCACAATTACTCGCGGCCGCTCTGGAGCGCGCCCGTTACCGGGTGGTGGTCAAGCGGCCCCGTAAGGCATCGGCCATTGAGGGGGCGGAGCCAACCACCCGCATCGAGGGCAAGAGCAGCCGCTACGATGTGTACGCCATCCGGGCGCTGCCACCGCAGTAA
- the plsB gene encoding glycerol-3-phosphate 1-O-acyltransferase PlsB — translation MRLYQGIRSLILTLFRKILFIWVRTDVSGNSVEALALDPDKPVCYVLQYSSLSSRLVLEQEVIRAGLPGATEALPVKNGPSHSFFFLYRRIGGFFRGRQAPAPTNEFQALVRYGLEHPDQDVQIVPVSLFWGRSPDKEKSLVKLLLSDTWSIAGRLQKLLIIMVHGRNTYVQFNQPLSLKQVIDEYRHSEERANRKLARILRTHFRRVRQAVLGPDLSHRRTLVAGLVRTQAVKEAIRETAARDDIPPEKVRAKAYKYADEIAASMSVVTIRFMEVLLSWLWNRIYNGIAINNIRVVKEVAQDNAVVYVPCHRSHIDYLLLSYVLYKNGLMPPHIAAGINLNMPIVGPILRRGGAFFMRRSFKDNPLYATVFNEYMHVMFSRGYSVEYFIEGGRSRTGRMLQPRPGMLAMTVRSFLRDHRKPIVFVPVYIGYEKVMEGRSYLGELRGKKKEKESVFGLAKTVRKLSNSFGRVSVNFGEAIHLSEVLDDVHGSWRDEAYDAEYRPKWLNSAVSELSFRVASNINASVAVNPIGMAATVLLGTERLAMDEGQLIRLMDQYAALLKAFPYAETVTLPEGSGKDWIAYCEGMGLVTRQPQKLGDIIALEGSNAILMTYYRNNIQHLFALPSLIASLFENKDSLGRDKIVFLASVAYPYLQSELFLKYQPDEARKVINQWIDVLIEHDLLKPLEDDRIGRPEEGTEAMLRLRVLSRFIIQTVERYHIALGILRKYGSGKISAAELEEQSALLAERMSILFGLNAPEFFDKSLFRNFIANMQNNGVITTDDNGLLCYGEGLDEVADDARLVLSVEKRQAIQQVTMLGA, via the coding sequence ATGCGTCTTTACCAGGGCATTCGCAGCCTGATCCTGACCCTTTTTCGCAAGATACTGTTTATCTGGGTCCGGACTGATGTCAGCGGCAACAGCGTTGAAGCCCTCGCTCTGGATCCCGACAAACCGGTTTGCTACGTGCTGCAATACAGCTCGCTGTCGAGCCGCCTGGTTCTGGAGCAGGAAGTTATCCGTGCAGGACTTCCTGGCGCCACCGAAGCCCTTCCGGTGAAGAACGGCCCGTCCCACTCCTTCTTTTTCCTCTATCGCCGGATCGGTGGCTTTTTCAGGGGGCGTCAGGCGCCGGCACCCACGAACGAGTTTCAGGCCCTGGTTCGCTACGGTCTCGAACATCCGGACCAGGACGTACAGATTGTTCCAGTGTCCCTGTTCTGGGGGCGCTCCCCGGACAAGGAAAAGTCCTTGGTAAAACTTTTGCTGTCCGACACCTGGTCCATCGCCGGCCGGCTTCAGAAGTTACTGATCATCATGGTTCATGGTCGCAACACCTACGTTCAGTTTAACCAGCCGCTCTCACTGAAACAGGTGATCGACGAATACCGGCACAGCGAGGAGCGGGCCAACCGCAAGCTGGCCCGGATCCTGAGAACCCACTTCCGCCGGGTTCGCCAGGCGGTACTGGGGCCAGACTTGTCCCATCGCCGTACCCTGGTGGCAGGTCTGGTGCGCACCCAGGCGGTCAAGGAAGCCATCCGGGAGACCGCTGCCAGAGACGACATACCACCTGAGAAAGTCCGCGCCAAGGCCTACAAATATGCGGATGAGATTGCGGCGAGCATGTCCGTTGTCACGATTCGATTCATGGAGGTGCTGTTGTCATGGCTCTGGAACCGGATCTACAACGGCATTGCCATCAACAATATCCGGGTGGTGAAGGAAGTGGCGCAAGACAATGCCGTGGTTTACGTGCCCTGCCATCGTTCACACATCGACTACCTGCTGCTGTCCTACGTGCTTTACAAGAATGGCCTGATGCCTCCGCACATCGCCGCAGGGATCAATCTCAACATGCCCATTGTCGGCCCGATCCTGCGCCGTGGCGGGGCGTTCTTTATGCGCCGCAGTTTCAAGGACAACCCGCTGTACGCCACCGTGTTCAATGAATACATGCACGTGATGTTCTCCCGGGGCTATTCCGTCGAGTATTTCATCGAAGGCGGCCGAAGCCGCACAGGCCGCATGCTGCAGCCCCGCCCCGGCATGCTGGCAATGACCGTACGCAGTTTCCTTCGGGACCATCGCAAACCCATCGTATTCGTGCCCGTGTACATCGGCTATGAGAAAGTGATGGAAGGCCGCTCCTACCTGGGTGAACTTCGTGGCAAGAAAAAGGAAAAAGAAAGCGTATTCGGTCTTGCCAAGACCGTTCGCAAACTCAGTAACTCCTTTGGTCGGGTTTCAGTCAACTTTGGCGAAGCCATTCATTTGTCTGAGGTTCTGGACGATGTTCACGGTAGTTGGCGCGACGAGGCCTACGACGCCGAGTATCGTCCGAAGTGGCTTAACAGCGCGGTTTCAGAGCTGTCCTTCCGGGTAGCGTCGAACATCAACGCGTCGGTTGCGGTAAACCCGATCGGCATGGCCGCCACGGTTCTTCTTGGTACCGAGCGACTGGCCATGGACGAGGGACAGTTGATCCGCTTGATGGATCAATACGCCGCCCTGCTAAAGGCTTTCCCGTATGCGGAAACGGTAACCCTGCCCGAGGGGTCCGGCAAAGACTGGATCGCCTACTGTGAAGGCATGGGCCTGGTGACGCGCCAGCCGCAGAAGCTGGGCGACATTATTGCCCTCGAAGGCAGCAACGCAATCCTGATGACCTATTACCGGAACAACATCCAGCACCTGTTTGCGCTGCCCTCACTGATCGCCAGCCTTTTCGAGAACAAGGATTCGCTGGGCCGGGACAAGATTGTGTTCCTCGCCAGCGTAGCCTACCCCTACCTGCAATCGGAACTGTTCCTGAAATACCAGCCCGATGAAGCCAGGAAGGTCATCAATCAGTGGATTGATGTTCTCATCGAACATGACTTGCTGAAGCCCCTGGAAGATGACCGGATCGGTCGACCCGAGGAAGGTACCGAAGCCATGCTGAGGCTCAGGGTTCTGTCCCGCTTCATCATCCAGACGGTTGAGCGCTACCACATCGCTCTGGGCATTCTCCGCAAATACGGCTCGGGCAAGATCAGCGCCGCTGAACTGGAGGAACAGAGCGCGCTGCTGGCCGAGCGGATGTCGATCCTGTTCGGCCTGAATGCGCCGGAGTTTTTCGACAAGAGCCTGTTCCGCAACTTCATTGCCAATATGCAGAACAATGGCGTTATCACCACCGATGACAATGGCCTGCTCTGCTATGGGGAGGGGCTGGATGAGGTGGCGGACGATGCCCGCCTGGTGCTGAGTGTCGAGAAGCGACAGGCAATCCAGCAGGTCACCATGCTGGGTGCCTGA
- the adk gene encoding adenylate kinase, whose translation MRIIMLGAPGAGKGTQAQFITERFDIPQISTGDMLRAAVKAESELGKQVKEVMATGGLVSDDIIIALIEERIQQPDCKNGFLLDGFPRTIPQAEALKDQGIAIDYVVEIAVDDEEIVSRLSGRRVHEGSGRIYHVKYDPPKVEGKDDQTGEPLVQREDDKEETVRKRLKIYHDQTAPLVGYYQDWASKEPAAAPKYVRVEGVGSLDSIRDQILSELK comes from the coding sequence ATGCGAATCATCATGTTAGGCGCGCCGGGCGCAGGCAAGGGAACTCAGGCCCAGTTCATTACTGAACGGTTTGATATTCCCCAGATCTCCACCGGTGACATGCTGCGTGCGGCGGTGAAAGCCGAGTCCGAGCTGGGCAAGCAGGTAAAGGAAGTCATGGCAACGGGCGGCCTGGTGTCTGACGACATCATCATTGCGCTGATCGAAGAGCGTATTCAACAGCCTGATTGCAAGAACGGTTTCCTGCTCGACGGTTTCCCGCGGACCATCCCCCAGGCTGAAGCTCTGAAAGACCAGGGAATTGCCATCGACTATGTGGTCGAAATTGCCGTGGATGACGAAGAAATTGTCAGCCGTCTGTCCGGTCGCCGGGTGCACGAGGGAAGCGGTCGTATCTACCACGTGAAATACGATCCGCCCAAGGTCGAGGGTAAGGATGACCAGACCGGAGAACCGCTGGTTCAACGTGAGGACGACAAGGAAGAGACGGTTCGCAAGCGTCTGAAAATCTACCACGACCAGACTGCACCGCTGGTTGGCTACTACCAGGACTGGGCGTCGAAAGAGCCGGCCGCGGCACCGAAATACGTCCGTGTCGAGGGCGTTGGCAGTCTGGACAGCATTCGCGACCAGATCCTGTCTGAACTCAAATAA
- the nudC gene encoding NAD(+) diphosphatase, which yields MTQWIPGWTTRRPENGDLILALSGSGVVKPDNGWLHSGDSSLFRGELSDSVSLGSYNGRGVFVTELPDTDVGNQEVVPLRDALLMVSDAPADMLSTGFQVWQWWRDHRFCGRCGEETGFHPRERAKWCEPCGIPWYPRLAPCVIVVIRRDDRLLLAKSSRVKRHFYSLIAGFVEPGESLEGAVHREVKEETGLDVTNIRYHASQPWPFPHQLMVGFFADYAGGELVLQEDELADADWFLPGDTPPVPPETTISGRLIRAMEHEISRGGIPV from the coding sequence ATGACTCAGTGGATACCGGGCTGGACGACCCGCCGGCCGGAAAACGGCGATCTGATCCTCGCGCTGTCGGGTTCGGGTGTGGTCAAGCCCGATAACGGCTGGCTGCACAGCGGCGACAGCAGCCTTTTCCGGGGCGAATTGTCCGATTCCGTATCTCTGGGCAGTTACAATGGGCGCGGTGTATTCGTGACCGAACTGCCGGACACCGACGTCGGTAATCAGGAGGTTGTACCGCTGCGGGATGCGCTTTTGATGGTTAGCGATGCGCCGGCGGATATGCTCAGTACCGGCTTTCAGGTCTGGCAATGGTGGCGCGACCACCGATTCTGTGGCCGCTGCGGCGAGGAAACCGGTTTCCATCCGCGTGAGCGGGCCAAGTGGTGCGAACCCTGTGGCATTCCCTGGTACCCGAGGCTGGCGCCCTGCGTGATTGTCGTCATACGCCGGGATGATCGGCTTCTGCTCGCGAAGTCCTCGCGGGTCAAACGGCACTTCTACAGCCTCATCGCCGGTTTTGTTGAACCGGGCGAGAGTCTGGAAGGCGCTGTGCACCGTGAAGTGAAAGAGGAGACCGGGCTGGACGTCACCAATATCCGCTACCACGCCTCGCAACCCTGGCCATTCCCCCATCAGCTCATGGTCGGCTTCTTCGCCGATTACGCCGGAGGCGAGCTGGTTCTCCAGGAGGACGAGCTTGCCGATGCCGACTGGTTCCTGCCGGGCGATACGCCACCGGTACCACCGGAAACCACCATCTCTGGCCGATTGATCCGGGCCATGGAACACGAGATTTCCCGGGGAGGCATTCCGGTTTGA
- the tsaB gene encoding tRNA (adenosine(37)-N6)-threonylcarbamoyltransferase complex dimerization subunit type 1 TsaB: MKLLALDTSSEGCSAALLVDGEISERFELAPRGHTRLLMPMVRELLAEKNLAPAELDALAFACGPGSFTGVRIATGVVQGLAWGLDIPVVPVSSLQAVALGAMDALDPHEETGIAVAFDARMGEVYWGCFAARAGLPEALASEQVCPPEAVTLPAGPERWCGAGPGWQYRSAMPAEVSGRVDPVDETLVLRAAWVARLAVIAFGQGKAVPAEQAQPVYIRDEVAWKKLPGR; the protein is encoded by the coding sequence GTGAAACTGTTGGCACTGGATACGTCATCGGAGGGCTGCTCGGCAGCCCTTCTTGTTGATGGCGAAATCTCCGAACGCTTTGAGCTTGCCCCCAGAGGCCATACCCGGCTATTGATGCCGATGGTGCGGGAGCTTCTGGCGGAGAAGAATCTTGCTCCGGCAGAGCTTGATGCCCTGGCCTTTGCCTGCGGGCCGGGCTCTTTTACCGGTGTCAGGATCGCGACCGGTGTTGTGCAGGGTCTTGCCTGGGGGCTGGACATTCCGGTGGTGCCGGTGTCTTCACTGCAGGCCGTGGCGCTGGGTGCCATGGATGCTCTGGATCCTCACGAGGAAACCGGTATTGCGGTAGCCTTTGATGCCCGCATGGGCGAGGTGTATTGGGGCTGCTTCGCTGCCCGGGCAGGACTGCCTGAGGCGTTGGCTTCGGAACAGGTCTGTCCACCCGAGGCAGTCACACTGCCAGCGGGCCCCGAGCGCTGGTGCGGAGCAGGGCCGGGCTGGCAATACCGCTCCGCCATGCCAGCGGAGGTGTCAGGGCGCGTTGATCCCGTCGATGAAACCCTGGTGCTGCGAGCAGCCTGGGTTGCGCGCCTGGCGGTGATCGCATTCGGGCAGGGCAAGGCGGTGCCGGCGGAGCAGGCTCAACCTGTCTACATCAGGGATGAAGTGGCCTGGAAAAAACTGCCTGGTCGATAG